A genomic segment from Glycine soja cultivar W05 chromosome 20, ASM419377v2, whole genome shotgun sequence encodes:
- the LOC114401402 gene encoding U3 small nucleolar ribonucleoprotein protein IMP3-like, whose protein sequence is MRKLKFHEKKLLKKVNFLEWKREGGHRENLIMQRYHVTGRDDYKKYSGLCHMVQKLVNILKQMDPKDPFRVDMTDKLLEKLYNMGVIPTRQSITLCERLTVSSFCRRRLSTVLVRLKFAEHLKEAVTYIEQGHIRVGPETVTDPAFLVTRNMEDFVTWVDSSKIKRKVLQYNDKLDDYDLMN, encoded by the exons ATGAGGAAGCTAAAGTTTCATGAAAAGAAGCTTTTGAAGAAGGTTAATTTTTTGGAATGGAAGAGGGAAGGGGGCCACAGAGAGAACCTCATTATGCAACGCTACCATGTTACTGGACGGGACGATTacaaaaa ATATTCAGGTTTATGCCATATGGTTCAGAAGTTAGTAAACATATTGAAACAGATGGACCCAAAGGATCCTTTTCGGGTTGATATGACTGATAAGCTTTTGGAGAAACT CTACAACATGGGTGTGATTCCAACCAGGCAAAGCATCACACTATGCGAGCGTTTAACTGTGTCATCCTTCTGTAG GCGTAGGCTCTCAACTGTTTTGGTGAGACTAAAATTTGCTGAGCACTTGAAAGAAGCTGTCACGTACATTGAGCAAGGGCATATACGAGTTGGTCCAGAGACAGTTACAGACCCAGCTTTCCTTGTAACTAGAAACATGGAAGACTTCGTTACATGGGTGGATTCATCCAAAATAAAGAGAAAGGTGCTTCAGTACAATGACAAATTGGATGACTATGATTTAATGAATTAA
- the LOC114402685 gene encoding sec-independent protein translocase protein TATB, chloroplastic-like, with the protein MTRSLVMASSSMSCPKLGNCAVSHTKFQAFHLSSMFSPLDRGLFSPWSGLKHLGISAKPKPLLHIDRKGGCKGKVVYASLFGVGAPEALVIGVVALLVFGPKGLAEVARNLGKTLRAFQPTIRELQDVSREFKSTLEREIGLDDNLSPTQNTYNSNVRNTTPTSSSTVDPNGTLDPTKAYSSEEYLKITEEQLKASAAQQQGQTPPKEGENGPQIQPPAEETATTVPPPQKPESET; encoded by the exons ATGACACGATCCTTGGTAATGGCTTCTTCATCAATGTCATGTCCGAAGCTGGGGAATTGTGCAGTGTCACATACAAAGTTCCAAGCTTTTCATCTCTCTTCAATGTTCTCTCCACTGGATCGAGGCCTTTTCTCACCTTGGAGTGGTTTAAAGCATCTGGGTATCTCAGCTAAACCAAAACCTCTTCTTCACATAG ATAGAAAGGGAGGGTGTAAGGGTAAAGTGGTATATGCTTCTCTCTTTGGGGTTGGAGCTCCTGAGGCTTTGGTAATTGGGGTCGTTGCTTTGTTGGTTTTTGGCCCTAAAGGTCTTGCTGAG GTTGCTCGAAATCTGGGAAAAACATTGCGTGCATTTCAACCCACCATTAGAGAGCTTCAG GATGTTTCAAGGGAATTTAAGAGTACACTTGAGCGGGAGATTGGTCTTGATGACAATTTAAGTCCTACCCAGAACACATACAATTCCAATGTACGTAATACCACACCAACTTCATCATCCACTGTTGACCCCA ATGGCACGCTAGACCCTACTAAAGCATACAGCTCTGAGGAGTATCTTAAGATTACAGAGGAGCAGCTGAAGGCATCTGCTGCACAACAGCAGGGGCAAACACCTCCCAAGGAAGGCGAGAATGGGCCTCAAATCCAGCCTCCTG CTGAGGAAACAGCTACTACAGTGCCTCCACCTCAGAAGCCAGAAAGTGAAACGTAA